A single window of Synechococcus sp. CBW1004 DNA harbors:
- a CDS encoding DUF2214 family protein, with translation MLDPLVLPAALPLPTGVIPSALVAYVHYLSFMLCFGALVLERRLIRANPDRSTATLMVITDVVYGIAALAVLLSGIARVLYYGQGSEFYTENPLFWWKVGLYLSVGALSLYPTVTYILWALPLRKGELPQVSEALAQRLRWILNIELVGFAAIPLLAALMARGVGLPS, from the coding sequence ATGCTTGATCCCCTCGTTCTCCCAGCGGCTCTGCCTCTGCCGACCGGGGTGATCCCCAGTGCACTGGTGGCGTACGTGCACTACCTCAGCTTCATGCTCTGCTTCGGCGCGCTGGTGCTGGAGCGACGTCTGATCCGCGCCAACCCCGATCGCTCGACGGCGACGCTGATGGTGATCACCGATGTCGTCTATGGCATCGCTGCGCTGGCAGTGCTGCTCAGCGGCATCGCGCGGGTGCTGTACTACGGCCAGGGCAGCGAGTTCTACACCGAAAACCCCCTGTTCTGGTGGAAGGTCGGGCTCTACCTGAGTGTGGGTGCACTGTCGCTCTACCCGACCGTCACCTACATCCTCTGGGCGTTGCCGCTGCGCAAGGGTGAGCTGCCTCAGGTCAGTGAGGCCCTGGCCCAACGGCTCCGCTGGATTCTCAACATCGAGCTCGTCGGCTTTGCGGCCATTCCCCTGCTCGCTGCCCTGATGGCGCGTGGTGTCGGCCTCCCCTCATGA
- a CDS encoding GNAT family N-acetyltransferase: protein MAVDPSLRPLVAADLPELVELYRDAVLSQTHGLYSDRQIQAWAHHAGRDGGLVEALARGVGLASCAAPPGRTIEAFALLDPIDRLSLLYCRGRSSRQGRATALLAALEGIALGHGSRRLRTEASQLSRPLLERLGWQVEGEEEVLFAGVLFRRWRMIKDLV, encoded by the coding sequence ATGGCGGTCGATCCTTCGCTCCGGCCTCTGGTCGCTGCCGATCTTCCCGAACTGGTTGAGCTCTACCGCGACGCCGTGCTCAGCCAGACCCATGGCCTCTACAGCGATCGGCAGATCCAGGCCTGGGCGCACCACGCCGGCCGCGACGGGGGGCTGGTGGAGGCCCTGGCTCGAGGGGTGGGCCTGGCCAGCTGTGCGGCCCCCCCGGGTCGGACGATCGAGGCCTTCGCGCTGCTCGACCCGATCGATCGTCTGTCGCTGCTCTACTGCCGCGGTCGTTCCAGCCGCCAGGGCCGCGCCACGGCCCTGCTCGCTGCCCTGGAAGGCATTGCCCTGGGGCATGGGAGCCGGCGACTGCGCACGGAGGCCAGCCAGCTCTCCCGGCCGCTGCTGGAGCGTCTTGGCTGGCAGGTGGAGGGCGAGGAGGAGGTGCTGTTCGCCGGCGTGCTGTTCAGGCGCTGGCGCATGATCAAGGATCTGGTCTGA
- a CDS encoding phosphate-starvation-inducible PsiE family protein, protein MRAPRLGRLQRILGDRAVLQTVDRGERLLARLLSLMLLLVLAVAAFQLLWQLVLDLMNPNHTWLGDSLILLLGDLLNLLIGLEVLQNITAYLRRGVVQIDLVLLTAITAVGRKVIVLPPGAENKPQLLMGLGLAVACLAAAYWLVRAARPSRPPFRPSARRGPARSSQGEDPSPSPDAADRP, encoded by the coding sequence ATGCGGGCACCGCGATTGGGTCGCTTGCAGCGGATCCTTGGAGATCGTGCGGTTCTGCAGACCGTCGATCGGGGCGAACGGCTCCTCGCCCGGCTGCTGAGCCTGATGCTGCTGCTGGTGCTGGCCGTTGCGGCGTTCCAGTTGCTCTGGCAACTGGTTCTGGATCTGATGAACCCCAACCACACCTGGCTGGGGGATTCTCTGATCCTTCTGCTGGGCGATCTGCTCAACCTCCTGATCGGCCTGGAGGTCCTTCAGAACATCACCGCCTACCTGCGCCGCGGGGTGGTGCAGATCGATCTGGTCCTGCTCACGGCGATCACCGCCGTGGGGCGGAAGGTGATCGTGCTGCCGCCGGGCGCGGAGAACAAGCCGCAGCTGCTGATGGGGCTGGGGCTCGCCGTGGCCTGTCTGGCGGCCGCCTACTGGCTGGTGCGCGCTGCGCGCCCATCAAGGCCGCCATTCAGGCCGTCGGCCAGAAGAGGGCCAGCCAGATCGTCCCAGGGGGAGGATCCGTCGCCGTCACCCGATGCCGCCGACCGGCCCTGA
- a CDS encoding DUF1460 domain-containing protein: MAALLCPLALALAWPRLRGLARPDPATAMAPSRAQPRGATAARPPAGATTRGVDPNLPLVVGDSRRLIARAIDDTAAAAHEEALVALARRFQGTPSRAVPVGTAPVERLVLDLTAVDSLRFIEQLLALVNSRQVRSRTEAVDRFSDHVRRLRYGRGRVDPCARLVDPRLWALAAARRGYLVDLSPFLQGARQRRVPLTELLQPGSARSTTTAAPAPTCPEPREGWVTMAEVPLDAVPAATVSLRSGDLFVLQGNVPDGQTADIGLLELERGRLGAVLVRPGQGVVRVPDLLAMARQQPGTTGLSFLRSLPNADGRADP; the protein is encoded by the coding sequence GTGGCTGCTCTGCTTTGCCCCCTGGCTCTGGCCCTCGCCTGGCCGCGTCTCAGGGGGCTCGCCCGTCCTGATCCCGCGACGGCGATGGCCCCCTCCCGGGCGCAGCCCAGGGGAGCCACGGCCGCCAGGCCCCCGGCAGGAGCGACGACCCGTGGCGTGGATCCGAATCTGCCGCTGGTGGTGGGCGACAGCCGTCGGCTGATCGCCCGCGCGATCGATGACACGGCTGCAGCGGCTCATGAGGAGGCCCTGGTGGCCCTGGCACGCCGGTTCCAGGGCACGCCGTCCCGAGCGGTTCCGGTGGGTACCGCACCGGTCGAACGGCTGGTTCTGGATCTCACCGCCGTGGATTCGCTCCGGTTCATCGAGCAGCTGCTGGCCCTGGTCAACAGCCGCCAGGTGCGTAGCCGCACCGAGGCGGTCGACCGCTTCAGCGACCATGTGCGGCGCCTGCGCTACGGCCGCGGCCGGGTGGATCCCTGTGCCCGCCTCGTGGATCCGAGGCTGTGGGCGCTTGCGGCGGCGCGGCGCGGCTACCTGGTGGATCTGAGTCCTTTTCTGCAGGGAGCAAGGCAGCGACGGGTGCCACTCACGGAGTTGCTCCAGCCCGGCTCTGCCCGCTCCACCACCACCGCCGCCCCAGCGCCGACCTGTCCCGAGCCGAGGGAGGGGTGGGTGACCATGGCCGAGGTTCCCCTGGACGCGGTGCCGGCTGCCACGGTCAGCCTGCGCAGCGGTGATCTGTTTGTGTTGCAGGGGAATGTCCCAGATGGTCAGACGGCTGACATCGGCCTGCTGGAGCTGGAGCGGGGGCGACTGGGAGCCGTGCTGGTGCGGCCCGGTCAGGGCGTGGTGCGGGTGCCAGATCTGCTCGCGATGGCGCGACAACAGCCCGGCACGACCGGTCTCTCCTTCCTGCGGTCTCTTCCCAATGCCGATGGCCGCGCCGATCCCTGA
- a CDS encoding c-type cytochrome: protein MGRLTGTALLLVLLTAVSPAAAVDGLPVERARLESGARLFEAHCVGCHVNGGNVIRRGRTLKQAALEKAGLADPEAIARIAAAGIGQMSGYGAVLGEEGAAQVGEWVWLQARSGWPRPAQMEPLP, encoded by the coding sequence ATGGGGCGCCTTACGGGCACAGCGCTCCTGCTGGTCCTGCTCACGGCCGTCTCTCCTGCGGCAGCCGTCGATGGCCTGCCTGTGGAACGCGCACGTCTCGAGTCCGGCGCTCGGCTGTTCGAGGCCCACTGCGTGGGCTGTCACGTGAATGGCGGCAATGTGATTCGCCGGGGCCGGACCCTGAAGCAGGCCGCCCTCGAGAAAGCCGGACTGGCGGATCCGGAGGCCATCGCTCGCATTGCCGCTGCCGGCATCGGGCAGATGTCCGGCTATGGAGCGGTCCTGGGGGAGGAGGGCGCAGCTCAGGTTGGCGAATGGGTCTGGCTGCAGGCGCGTTCCGGCTGGCCGAGGCCCGCACAGATGGAGCCGCTCCCCTGA
- the trpA gene encoding tryptophan synthase subunit alpha, whose product MSVASPGLSTGLTPIQRRFAGLASQGRCALMPFVMAGDPDLEATAATLLALQEAGADLIELGIPYSDPLADGPVIQAAASRALAAGTTPAAVLSLLVSLRDRLTIPVVLFTYSNPLLNRGMEAFCDAASAAGAAGLVVPDLPLEEAEKLSALAAARGLDLVLLVAPTTPPERMARIHAASRGFTYLVSVTGVTGVRSALQERVGGLVRQLKDQGGTPVAVGFGISAPEQARQVRDWGADGAIVGSALVKRMAEAHSQGRSVSDEAGRYCAELRHALDH is encoded by the coding sequence ATGAGCGTCGCTTCACCCGGCCTTTCCACCGGTCTCACCCCGATCCAGCGCCGCTTCGCCGGGCTGGCCAGCCAGGGACGCTGCGCCCTGATGCCCTTCGTGATGGCGGGTGATCCCGATCTGGAGGCCACCGCCGCCACCCTGCTGGCCCTGCAGGAGGCCGGTGCCGATCTGATCGAGCTGGGGATCCCCTACAGCGACCCTCTGGCCGATGGGCCGGTGATTCAGGCCGCGGCCTCCCGGGCTCTGGCGGCGGGGACCACCCCGGCCGCAGTCCTGAGCCTGCTGGTGAGCCTGCGCGACCGGCTCACCATCCCGGTGGTGCTGTTCACCTACAGCAACCCGCTGCTCAATCGCGGCATGGAGGCCTTCTGCGATGCCGCGTCGGCGGCCGGTGCCGCCGGTCTGGTGGTGCCAGATCTGCCGCTGGAGGAGGCCGAGAAACTGTCGGCCCTGGCGGCCGCCCGCGGTCTCGATCTGGTGCTGCTGGTGGCTCCCACCACGCCGCCGGAGCGTATGGCGCGCATCCACGCCGCCAGCCGCGGCTTCACCTACCTCGTCAGCGTCACCGGCGTCACCGGTGTGCGCAGTGCCCTGCAGGAGCGGGTCGGTGGGCTGGTGCGACAGCTCAAGGATCAGGGAGGGACGCCCGTGGCGGTGGGCTTCGGCATCTCCGCCCCTGAGCAGGCGCGCCAGGTGCGCGACTGGGGCGCCGATGGCGCCATCGTCGGCAGCGCCCTCGTCAAGCGCATGGCGGAGGCCCACAGCCAGGGCCGCTCCGTGAGCGATGAGGCCGGTCGTTACTGCGCCGAGCTGCGACACGCCCTGGATCACTGA
- a CDS encoding YciI family protein: MRFVVWGTYCDDVLEKRAPFRQEHLDGLQRQKDAGLLITLGPTADTRLVFGIYEAESREQVEEALHADVYWREGIWTELQVHPWIQAF; encoded by the coding sequence ATGCGTTTCGTTGTCTGGGGCACGTACTGCGACGACGTGCTTGAAAAGCGGGCCCCGTTCCGCCAGGAGCATCTCGACGGGCTTCAGCGTCAGAAGGATGCCGGCCTGCTGATCACACTGGGGCCCACCGCCGATACCCGTCTCGTGTTCGGCATCTATGAGGCGGAGAGCCGCGAGCAGGTGGAAGAGGCGTTGCACGCCGATGTCTACTGGCGCGAGGGCATCTGGACCGAGCTGCAGGTGCATCCCTGGATCCAGGCCTTCTGA
- a CDS encoding Nif11 family protein, with protein sequence MAEAQLRQFLDKVRQLNAFVALSEADPILRQELRDCAHHDEVVALARRCGFEIGRRWGEPPPTDSAGSVVAPGPQDDQQLFTPGPGASTAVVSGLLSGCDSPCSLLRGSCPPPGEEHTEVLLQSELWRLERIHSCAFRSPSGFWYEQREEEWVMLLQGRAGLQFSDEPTERQLQPGDSVFIRAGRRHRVTATDPPPGTIWLALFWPTA encoded by the coding sequence ATGGCCGAAGCCCAGTTGCGGCAGTTCCTCGACAAGGTGCGCCAGCTCAATGCCTTCGTGGCTCTGAGCGAGGCGGACCCCATCCTGCGTCAGGAACTCCGGGACTGCGCGCACCATGACGAGGTGGTGGCCCTCGCCCGCCGCTGTGGATTCGAGATCGGTCGCCGCTGGGGAGAGCCTCCGCCCACGGACTCCGCCGGGAGCGTCGTCGCGCCTGGGCCCCAGGACGATCAACAGCTCTTCACCCCGGGCCCGGGAGCTTCGACTGCCGTCGTCAGCGGTCTGCTGAGCGGTTGCGATTCGCCGTGCTCCCTGCTCAGGGGTTCCTGCCCGCCGCCGGGGGAGGAGCACACCGAGGTGCTCCTCCAGAGCGAGCTGTGGCGTCTGGAGCGGATTCATTCCTGTGCCTTCCGAAGCCCGTCCGGGTTCTGGTACGAGCAGAGGGAGGAGGAGTGGGTGATGCTGCTGCAGGGGCGGGCAGGGCTGCAGTTCTCCGATGAACCCACCGAGCGTCAGCTTCAGCCTGGGGACAGTGTCTTCATCAGGGCCGGTCGGCGGCATCGGGTGACGGCGACGGATCCTCCCCCTGGGACGATCTGGCTGGCCCTCTTCTGGCCGACGGCCTGA
- a CDS encoding DUF1232 domain-containing protein, producing the protein MAAAPSQGSGESPFESPAIDVEVLGGSQRGTQAHPPVDEALLLRLLRRAGRTIARPALECFELLVDASTPHQVRVTVLAALTYLLLPLDLIPDFIPAAGFSDDLVALTALLGLCTRHISPEIRERAQRRLDHWFPVNR; encoded by the coding sequence ATGGCCGCAGCCCCCTCCCAGGGCTCTGGCGAGTCCCCGTTCGAGTCCCCCGCCATCGACGTCGAAGTGCTCGGCGGCAGCCAACGGGGAACGCAGGCCCATCCTCCCGTTGATGAAGCGCTGCTGCTGCGCCTGCTGCGCCGGGCCGGACGCACCATCGCCCGACCGGCTCTGGAATGTTTTGAACTCCTGGTCGATGCCTCCACTCCCCATCAGGTTCGGGTGACGGTGCTGGCAGCCCTCACCTACCTGCTTCTGCCCCTGGATCTGATCCCGGATTTCATCCCGGCGGCAGGCTTCAGTGACGATCTGGTGGCCCTGACGGCCCTGCTGGGGCTGTGCACCCGCCACATCTCGCCGGAAATCCGCGAGCGGGCGCAGCGCAGACTGGATCACTGGTTCCCCGTGAACCGCTGA
- a CDS encoding metal ABC transporter ATP-binding protein, whose product MAERVLEVSELSVRRHGATVVDRVSFRLEAETDTALVGPNGAGKSSLVQAILGIVPHAGGEVRLLGQRLGPHGELPASVREQVAYLPQTLTPPGRFPLRVEEFVSLGWHRVGPSLPWRGRRACRRAVSLALEKTCSTALAGRLLSDLSIGERKRVLLAFCVVRPRRLLLLDEAQAGLDARAAEQFHALLFSLRRSEGWTILQVSHDLEMVRRTCDAVLCLNRSLRCSGHPDHALSPTQLKRLYGTAWVPYHHHHGHTPSQGSTPPPERLS is encoded by the coding sequence ATGGCGGAACGCGTTCTCGAAGTCAGCGAGCTGAGCGTGCGCCGTCACGGCGCGACGGTGGTCGACCGGGTCAGCTTCCGCCTCGAGGCTGAGACCGACACAGCCCTGGTCGGACCGAACGGGGCGGGCAAGAGCTCGCTGGTCCAGGCGATCCTCGGCATCGTTCCCCACGCCGGCGGCGAGGTGCGACTGCTTGGTCAGCGGCTGGGACCCCATGGCGAACTGCCGGCATCGGTACGTGAACAGGTGGCCTACCTGCCCCAGACCCTGACGCCACCGGGCCGATTCCCCCTGCGGGTGGAGGAATTCGTCTCCCTGGGGTGGCATCGCGTCGGCCCCTCACTGCCCTGGCGCGGACGCCGGGCCTGCCGCCGGGCCGTCAGCCTGGCCCTGGAGAAGACATGCAGCACAGCCCTGGCCGGCCGACTGCTCAGCGATCTGTCGATCGGCGAGCGCAAGCGGGTGTTGCTGGCCTTCTGTGTGGTGCGGCCGCGCCGCCTCCTGTTGCTGGATGAGGCCCAGGCAGGCCTCGACGCCCGCGCCGCCGAACAGTTCCACGCGCTGCTCTTCTCCCTGCGCCGCAGTGAGGGCTGGACGATCCTGCAGGTCTCCCACGACCTGGAGATGGTGCGACGCACCTGTGATGCGGTGCTCTGCCTCAACCGTTCCCTGCGCTGCTCGGGCCATCCGGATCACGCCCTCAGCCCCACCCAGCTGAAGCGCCTCTACGGCACCGCCTGGGTGCCGTATCACCACCACCACGGCCACACTCCATCCCAGGGCTCGACGCCCCCACCCGAGCGCCTGAGCTGA
- a CDS encoding sigma-70 family RNA polymerase sigma factor, producing the protein MASSLSAFLGEIGRHQLLTPEQELTLGRKVQAMVALQERCSLAGGQGEACVYSDVERRVLRLGERAKQQMITANLRLVVNLAKRYQGKGLDLLDLIQEGTIGLTRAVEKFDPTRGHRFSTYAYWWIRQGLNRALSTQSRTIRIPVNVNEKLTRLRAAKARHLQANGQNPSPLELARAMELPLAEVEELLACELRSVTVSLQGAVRSKSDPSELVDLLPSDEMAPMERAELAERSASVWTLLERANLTPKERTVVMLRFGLDGTHEWRTLAEVARQLACSREYCRQVVQRALRKLRKAGQESGLVEE; encoded by the coding sequence ATGGCAAGTTCCCTCAGTGCCTTTCTCGGCGAGATCGGCCGCCATCAGCTTCTGACTCCCGAGCAGGAACTCACCCTGGGCCGCAAGGTTCAGGCCATGGTGGCGCTGCAGGAGCGCTGCAGCCTGGCTGGAGGACAGGGCGAAGCCTGCGTCTACAGCGATGTCGAGCGCCGGGTGCTGCGCCTGGGGGAGCGGGCCAAACAGCAGATGATCACCGCCAATCTGCGCCTGGTGGTCAACCTGGCCAAGCGCTATCAGGGCAAGGGGCTGGATCTGCTCGACCTGATCCAGGAGGGCACGATCGGTCTCACCCGTGCGGTGGAGAAATTCGATCCCACCCGCGGCCATCGCTTCAGTACTTATGCCTATTGGTGGATCCGCCAGGGGCTCAACCGGGCCCTCTCCACCCAGAGCCGCACGATCCGCATTCCCGTCAACGTCAATGAAAAACTGACGCGTCTGCGTGCGGCCAAGGCCCGCCATCTTCAGGCCAACGGCCAGAACCCCAGCCCACTGGAGCTGGCGCGGGCGATGGAGCTGCCGCTGGCCGAGGTGGAGGAACTGCTGGCCTGTGAGCTCCGCAGTGTCACGGTCAGCCTGCAGGGAGCCGTGCGCTCCAAGAGCGATCCCTCCGAGCTGGTGGATCTGCTGCCGAGCGACGAGATGGCACCGATGGAGCGCGCCGAGCTGGCCGAGCGCAGCGCCTCGGTCTGGACGCTGCTGGAGCGCGCGAACCTGACGCCGAAGGAGCGCACGGTGGTGATGCTGCGTTTCGGGCTGGATGGCACCCATGAGTGGCGCACCCTCGCCGAGGTGGCGCGCCAGCTGGCCTGCAGCCGCGAGTACTGCCGCCAGGTGGTGCAGCGGGCCCTGCGCAAACTGCGCAAGGCCGGTCAGGAGAGCGGTCTGGTGGAGGAGTGA
- a CDS encoding peptidase — MATLPLGGGGSAAVEPGRGEQRIPSPDLPEPEALQASGCSAALSSEPIPSEGPLLRFATPASAAPGSTAPETLPQLPSAPDYRHRLATTALGLPRLDRWCVWIEPPSGSPGAALWENRWRAAVDRALAQWQGLVAIQVVDNPAAAQVRLWRRRPPLAEGPDGRRRASHGRATLSLLRVRRGEVTRLEPTVEVLLSPAQREPAMEATALHELGHAFGLWGHSDDPADAMAAVPGAEPVLVLSPRDRATLEWLYRQPTVFGRPLTP, encoded by the coding sequence GTGGCGACGCTTCCACTTGGGGGGGGTGGCAGTGCCGCTGTCGAGCCGGGCCGCGGAGAGCAGCGCATCCCATCCCCGGACCTGCCGGAACCGGAGGCGCTCCAGGCATCGGGCTGTTCTGCCGCCCTCAGCAGCGAGCCGATTCCGAGCGAGGGCCCGTTGCTGCGGTTCGCCACGCCGGCCTCTGCCGCCCCCGGATCCACCGCGCCGGAGACGCTTCCACAGTTGCCCTCCGCCCCCGACTATCGCCACCGGCTGGCGACCACAGCGCTGGGTCTTCCCCGTCTGGATCGCTGGTGCGTCTGGATCGAACCGCCCAGCGGCAGCCCCGGCGCCGCTCTCTGGGAGAACCGCTGGCGCGCAGCTGTGGACCGAGCCCTGGCCCAGTGGCAGGGTCTGGTGGCGATTCAGGTTGTGGACAATCCGGCCGCCGCCCAGGTGCGGCTGTGGCGGCGGCGCCCTCCCCTGGCGGAAGGGCCGGATGGTCGCCGGAGGGCCAGCCATGGCCGCGCCACGCTGTCGCTGCTGCGTGTGCGGCGTGGGGAGGTCACCCGCCTGGAGCCGACCGTGGAGGTGCTGCTCAGCCCGGCGCAGCGGGAGCCGGCGATGGAGGCCACCGCCCTGCATGAACTCGGCCATGCCTTCGGGTTGTGGGGCCACAGTGATGACCCGGCCGACGCCATGGCCGCCGTTCCCGGTGCGGAGCCGGTGCTCGTGCTCAGTCCCCGTGACCGGGCCACCCTGGAGTGGCTCTATCGACAGCCGACGGTGTTCGGCAGGCCCCTTACTCCCTGA
- the hisIE gene encoding bifunctional phosphoribosyl-AMP cyclohydrolase/phosphoribosyl-ATP diphosphatase HisIE: MPSLLAQLRWNEAGLIPAVAQDWLDGAVLMVAWMNAEALTRTLESGEVHYWSRSRQELWHKGATSGHIQKLRGLRYDCDADVVLLSIEQSGDVACHTGARSCFYEQGPQATAGGPEAPPPPADVCTELMRVIEGRRQQPEPGSYTNRLLEGGDNRILKKIGEEAAEFVMACKDDDPKDIAGEAADLVFHLQVALAHHGVPWRRVQEVLAARRGAPRRAEANG; this comes from the coding sequence TTGCCTTCGCTCCTCGCCCAGCTGCGCTGGAACGAGGCCGGGCTGATTCCCGCCGTGGCCCAGGACTGGCTCGATGGAGCCGTGCTGATGGTGGCGTGGATGAATGCTGAGGCGCTGACGCGCACCCTGGAGAGCGGCGAGGTGCACTACTGGAGCCGCTCGCGTCAGGAGCTGTGGCACAAGGGCGCCACCAGCGGTCACATCCAGAAGCTCAGGGGCCTGCGCTACGACTGCGACGCCGATGTGGTGCTTCTCAGCATCGAGCAGAGCGGCGATGTGGCCTGTCACACCGGAGCCCGCAGCTGCTTCTACGAGCAGGGTCCGCAAGCCACCGCCGGCGGCCCCGAAGCGCCGCCTCCCCCGGCCGACGTCTGCACCGAACTGATGCGGGTGATCGAAGGGCGACGACAGCAGCCGGAACCCGGCAGCTACACCAACCGTCTGCTGGAGGGCGGCGATAACCGCATCCTCAAGAAGATCGGAGAAGAGGCGGCCGAATTCGTGATGGCCTGCAAGGATGACGATCCGAAGGACATCGCCGGCGAGGCGGCCGACCTTGTGTTCCACCTCCAGGTGGCACTGGCGCACCACGGCGTGCCCTGGCGTCGCGTGCAGGAAGTGCTCGCCGCCCGTCGGGGCGCGCCTCGGCGGGCGGAAGCCAACGGCTGA
- a CDS encoding Nif11-like leader peptide family natural product precursor, translating to MSDTLDRGELDQLFTFLARIQQEPTLREQLNQVQTAPEVSEIARLGGQSFRPETLIAVFARCNEQPYAREGLMDEKLIRVYLRRESIA from the coding sequence ATGAGCGACACCCTCGATCGCGGTGAACTGGACCAGCTGTTCACCTTCCTGGCCCGCATCCAGCAGGAGCCCACGCTGCGGGAGCAGCTCAATCAGGTGCAGACGGCCCCGGAGGTCAGCGAGATCGCACGCCTGGGTGGCCAGAGCTTCCGCCCCGAAACGCTGATCGCCGTGTTCGCGCGTTGCAATGAGCAGCCCTATGCCCGCGAGGGGCTGATGGACGAGAAGCTGATCCGCGTTTACCTCCGCCGCGAATCGATCGCCTGA
- a CDS encoding outer membrane protein: protein MDAGVGYDFGAIRTELTYSYNRASLNRLNGTIGNNNYQSSDVSGVINKNDIFASAYVDFPFGRWVPYVGAGIGYTNLSTPSFTLANQRTGSANEGLFGWQAKAGLAYALDYNWDVYAEGAYQGASGFDSGNLDINSFNNWGGKLGFRYRFGQRPTVVVEQPAPAQAPEPAPAPEPAPSYEPAPPVRGLW from the coding sequence GTGGACGCCGGTGTGGGTTACGACTTCGGGGCAATCCGCACCGAGCTCACCTACTCCTACAACCGAGCCAGCCTGAATCGTCTGAACGGCACGATCGGCAATAACAATTACCAGAGCAGTGATGTCTCCGGCGTCATCAACAAGAATGATATTTTTGCCAGCGCCTATGTTGACTTCCCCTTCGGACGCTGGGTGCCATATGTCGGTGCTGGCATCGGTTACACCAATCTGAGCACCCCGAGCTTCACCCTCGCCAACCAGCGCACGGGCAGCGCCAACGAGGGGCTGTTCGGCTGGCAGGCGAAGGCCGGTCTCGCCTATGCCCTCGATTACAACTGGGACGTCTACGCCGAAGGTGCCTACCAGGGAGCGAGTGGCTTCGACAGCGGCAATCTGGACATCAACTCCTTCAACAACTGGGGCGGCAAACTCGGCTTCCGCTACCGCTTCGGCCAGCGACCCACCGTCGTGGTGGAGCAGCCGGCGCCGGCACAGGCTCCCGAGCCCGCTCCCGCTCCCGAGCCCGCCCCGTCCTACGAGCCCGCTCCACCGGTGCGCGGCCTCTGGTGA
- a CDS encoding metal ABC transporter permease produces the protein MVDPSAWLDLLALPSLQRALLAGLLTGALGGVLGSFAVLRQLAFFGDALGHAALLGLTGGILLGVDPTLVLLPFAIVFAVGVHHLTRGSRLPTDALLNILYSSSLALAVLVLSRIRSYRGGIEQLLFGDILGVSWLDLGLILVLALAVLSYLLLTSRTQILLSLDEGLALSRGIAAERHRLTLLVVLAVVVAISIKAMGVLLISAFLVIPACTARLVSGHFSRYVLLASLLGAGTAVVGLLASGAFDLPSGPAVVVTQLIAFLAAVGLAGMTRRRATE, from the coding sequence ATGGTCGACCCGTCGGCCTGGCTGGATCTGCTGGCCCTGCCCTCCCTGCAGCGGGCATTGCTGGCGGGGCTGCTCACCGGGGCCCTCGGGGGTGTGCTCGGCAGCTTCGCGGTGCTCAGGCAACTGGCCTTCTTCGGAGATGCCCTGGGCCACGCCGCCCTGCTCGGGCTCACCGGCGGAATCCTGCTCGGCGTGGATCCCACCCTGGTGCTGCTTCCCTTCGCCATTGTGTTCGCGGTGGGCGTGCATCACCTCACCCGCGGCAGCCGGCTGCCCACCGACGCCCTCCTGAACATTCTCTATTCCTCATCCCTAGCCCTGGCGGTGCTGGTGCTCAGCCGCATCCGCAGCTACCGGGGCGGCATCGAGCAGCTGCTGTTCGGAGACATCCTGGGCGTGTCCTGGCTGGATCTCGGGCTGATCCTGGTGCTGGCTCTGGCCGTGCTCAGCTATCTGCTGCTCACCTCCCGCACTCAGATTCTGCTCAGCCTCGACGAGGGTCTGGCCCTGTCGCGGGGGATCGCCGCCGAGCGTCATCGCCTGACGCTGCTGGTGGTTCTGGCCGTGGTGGTGGCGATCTCGATCAAAGCGATGGGGGTGCTGCTGATCAGCGCCTTCCTGGTGATCCCAGCCTGCACCGCAAGACTGGTGAGCGGTCATTTCAGCCGCTACGTGCTGCTGGCTTCCCTGCTCGGAGCCGGCACCGCCGTGGTGGGGCTCCTGGCTTCCGGGGCCTTCGATCTCCCCTCCGGTCCTGCGGTGGTGGTGACCCAGCTGATTGCCTTCCTCGCTGCCGTGGGTCTCGCCGGCATGACCCGCCGGCGAGCGACGGAGTGA